GTATGGTAGATCAGCACCCGCGGCCGGTGGCCGGTGACCGCCACCTCCCCGCCGCCCTGGGCCGGCGCCGGCGGGCGGAAGCGGGGCAGGCCGCCGGCCAGCACGTCGGGAGGCGCCAGCCGGCCTACCACCGGCCCGCCCTCTTCCTCGAAGAGTTCCAGATGGTGCTCCCCCGGGAACTGGGCGGCCACCAGGGTAAGGGGCTCGTCCAGCCGGACGCCGCTGGCCTTCTCGACCAGCAGGTAAGCCAAGCGGCGGCCCAGCTCGCCGGCGTCGCCCGCACCCGCGCCGGCGTCCCCCGCACCCTCGCCTTCACCGGCGGGCGAACCCGGCCACACCGCACGCAGGACGGCACGCCAGCCCCAGAGGCGCTCGCCCAGGGCCTGCCAGAGATCGGGCTCCTCCCCGCTGCCGTCTGCGGCCGGGGCACCGGAATCCTCCCTGCCGGAGGCCTCGCCGCCCGCAGCACCGGGGGCAGCGCCGCCCTCACCACCGGGAGCAGCACCGCTTGCAGCACCGGGAGCAGCGCCCCTTGCACCACCGGGGGGAGCGCTGCCCTCCTGCCCTGGTCGGGGAGCCCGACCGCCGGCCCCGCTCAGGGCCGGAACGGCCGGTTCCTCCAGATCCTGGCCCGGACGGGCTGGTGCGGTGAAGGCTCCGCCGCCCGCCAGCCGGGCGGGTGCCTCCGCCCGGTCCCAGGGCAACCCTCCCCCCAGCCCGGCCAGGAAGAGGAACACCGCGACCACCAGACCGGCGTAGGTGGCCACCAGGGACCAGGCGTCGGGACGCCCGCCGCCGCCTTGCGGCCGGGCGCCGTCCTTCCCGCCGGGCCCCGGCCTGCCGGGCGGCCCCCCGGGTCCCGAGGCGTCCTGGGCGCCGCCATCGCCGGAGGAACCGGCGCCCGTTTCCTCCTGGGCCCCGGGCGCGCCGCCACGCGGGCCTGCGACGTCCGGCGCCCCGGGGTCCCCGGTGCCGGCGGTACCGGTTCGTCGGGAAGCATCCTCCCCCGGCGTCCCGCCCGCCCGCACCCCGCCGGCCAGGACCGGTCCGGCCGGTCGCCCCCCGGGCTGGCGCGCCCCGGCCGCCGCCGGGTACATCCCCGGCAGGCCGGATCCCGGCGGCACACCGGGACCCGTCGCCGCGCCGGGTTCTGCCGCGGCGACGGCCTCGCGGGCCCCGGTCCGGGACGGGACGGCAGGCCGGGAGCGATCGGGCACCACCGCGCCAGGGGACGGGCGGCGGCGCCCGGCAGCCGGCCGGCCCAGGGCCGGCGGCACGGGAGCCGGGGCGAGAGGGCCTGTCCCATCGCCGGGCTGCAGCCCCGGCGGGGGCGCGGCCCGGCTCGCGCTCCCTCCCGCGGCCTCACCGGGCGGTGGGGCCGCGTCGTCGCCCGCGGCACGCCCTGCCTCCCGGTCACCTCCCGGTGCCGGGTCGCCGCCCGCCCCCCGCCCCGTGCTGGGCCCGTCGCCGGCCGGCGGGGCGTATCCGCCGGAGGCATGCTCCAGGGCCGGCCCGCCGGCCGGTTCGTCCCGGTGGGAGGCTCGGGCCCGGTCCGGCTGGGACCGGCCCGCGGTGGGCGGGAGCGACGGGTCGCCGAAAGGCCGGGCGGCCGGTGCAGGCGCGCCGGGTGTGCCGTGACCCGGAGGCCGGTTTACGGACATGGCTGTCCCTCCATTCGCCTCCGCTGCACACCTATGCGCTAGGTCAGGTGGTCATGCCGGGGGCCGGCCGGCAGGGCACCGGCCCGAGGGCCGCAGCCCCGCGAGGTACCGGTACGGGGTCCGCCTGGAGGTCGAGACAGCGCAGAAAGCCAGAGCAGAGAGCAGGACGTCGAGCGGGGCGAGGAAGAGAGCGGGGAGCGGAGCGTTCAGCCTATGGCGACAAATTGCGGAAGGCCGGCGTGGCCTTGCGCGGAGAGCCGGGCGTGCAGGGCACGGGGTGGCGGAGAGGGCAGGGTGCAGAAGGCAGGGAGCGGAGAACACCGGTCCCGGCGCACGGCAGGGCGGGCTCCCGCCGGAGCCCGCACCCGCATCCGGCCCGGGCCACCGGCCGGGCGTGCAGCCGGAACCGGTGGGTCCCCAACCGCTCCCTCTTCACCTGAGTTCCGTCGGGACGAAGGCGTCGATGATGCCGATGATCAGCGAGGCCAGTAGCGCGCCCAGAATGGAGACGCTCATGCCGGGCACGATGAACTGCACCGCGTAGATCACCACCGCGGCGGTCAAGAAGCCGACCAGGCCACGGGCCTGCGGGGAGATGTTCTTCCCCAGGAGCGCCTCGACGAGCCAGCCGATGGCGGCGATGGCCACCGCTGCCAGCAGGGCGTTGACGAAGCCCATGATCCGGAACCCGGGCACCAGGAAACCCACCAGCAAGAGGACGATGGCGGAGACGATGAAGCGAATGATGGCCCCAATCACCACCAGGGTCACTCCTTCCAGGCGCTAGCTCCTTCACCGGCTGTAGGCTAACCCTCCGGGAGAGCCGCTATTCCCCGCCGGCAGGAAGAGCTGGTGCCGGGAGGCGCCGTCCCCTTGCTACGCCCGGCCCCGTGGATTAACATGAAAGTCTGGCACGGAGGTGAAGACGGTGCCCAACACCCGTTCGGCGCGCAAGCGGGTCCGGATTGCGGAGCGCAACCGCCTGCGCAACAAGATGTACAAGACCCGGATCAAGACGGCCATCCGGCGCCTCGAGGATGCCCTCTCCGGAGGCGATGACGACGCCATCAGGGCGGCCCTGCGGCGGGCCCTGAGCGCCATCGACCGGGCCGCGGTGCGGGGTGCGATCCACCGCAACACCGCAGCGCGCAAGAAGTCTCGCCTGATGCAGCGGCTGAAGAAGCTCGGGCGCGCTTCCTGACGGCGTGCCCCGCAGCCTGGAGCCGGCTGCTCGCCTGCTGCCAGCGCCGTCGTGCTGCCGGTACGCTCCTGCCGCGGCCTGCTCTCTGGGGGCTGCGCCCATGCTGCTGGTGCATGCTGGTGCCGGGGCTGCTTTTTTGCTGTTGGTGCTGCGGGCCGCCGGACAACGGCCTGATCGCTAGAACTGGTTGGTGCTACGGCCGCTTCTGTCGGGAAGCGGCTTCTTTTTTGGCAGAGGGTTGCGGGGCTTTTGTGGTCGCGGGTTCCGCCGCCTGCAGCCCGGCCAGAAACCAGACCAGGCGCTCCAGGCCGATGCGGGCCGGCCACCGTCCCTGCTTGATGCCCACATCGGCCTCCAAAACCGCCTCCAGGGCCGCCATCGCCCGGTCCGGCGCCAGCCGGCGGGACTGCTGCCAGGCCTTGCGCGCCACGAAGGGGTGAAGTTGCAACCACGCTTGCAGGTCGGCCACATCGCCCCCTTGCCGGCGGAGGCTGGCCGCATAGGCCAGGATGCGGTACTGCCGGGCGATCAGGGCCAGCAGGCGCAGGGGCGGCTCGCTGGCGTCCAGCAACCGCCCCACCAGTTCCATGGCCTGCCGGCGCCGCCCGGCCACGATGGCATCAACCAGCTCGAACACCCCGGCCGTCGCCACCGCCACCCCCACCTGGCGCAGGTCGGCAGCCGTGATCCGCCGGCGGTCGCCCACGTAGGTTGCGACCTTGGCCAGCTCGCTGGCCAGCCGCCGCAGGTCGGGTTCGCCGGATTCCACCAGCCAGGCCACCGCCTCCGGGTCGAGCTCCTTTCCCCAGGCGGCCGCCTGCCGGGCCAGCCACTGCCCGAGGGCCTCGTCCCGCAGGGGCTGGCAGGCCACCGCCCAGCCTCGCTGCCGCAGGCGCCGGACTGCGGCGCGCCGGCCGTCCAGCTCCGGGGGATGGCTGATGACCAGTACGGCGCTGGGCGACGGGTCGTCCAGATAGGCCAGCAGCGCCCCTTCGGCGGGGTCGGTGCTCCGGCCCGTTCCGGCGGACGAACCGGACCCCGCGCCGCCCGCCTCCGGTTGGTCCGCACCGCCTTGCGATCCCGCGCCGCCGGCGTGCCCGCCGGCGTCCCCACCGGTGCTCCGGCCGCCTCCGCCTTGCGCACTGCCCCCCGTCCCGCGACCGCTGCTGGCGGCAGCACCCCGCGGGGCCAGCCAGGCTGCCTCCCGGACCACCACCAGCCGCCGTTCCGCCAGGAACGGGACCGTCCGGGCCTGTTCCACCGCTTGCGCCGGCGCGGCCGACCGGCCGTCCAGCTGGGTGAGGTTCAGCACATCGCCGTCGGGCAGCAACGTCCTGCGCAACGCCTGGATGATGGCGTCGTGCCAGTAGGTCTCCGGGCCGTGCAGCACGTAGACCGGCTGGATCTGGCCCTGCTCAATGGCGGCCAGCACGGTGGCGGCAGGTTGCGACTCCAAGGGCAGGCGGACCTCCTCCCTCGCGTGCCTCCAGCCAGCATCCTACCGGACATCCTACCGGACCGTCGCGCCCTTCACGACCCCCTGAACGCCCGGGAGGCCTCGGAGTCCCCGCCGCCGGGAAGCATGACCCGGACCTCCAGGCGCTGGCCCGGTCCTGCCCGAACCGACACCGCACCCAGCCGGTCGGTCCGCAGCACGGGGATGCCGGCACGCTGCAGGCGGGCCAGGGTCTCCACATGGGGCAGCCCGTAAGGGTTCGGACCGGCGGAAACCACCGCCAGTCGCGGCCTTACCGCCGCCAGGAAGGCGGCGGTGGTCGCCCCGCGCGAGCCGTGGTGGGAGACCTTGAGCACCTCGGCGCGCAGGTCCACTCCCCGGCGCAGGAGCTCTTCCTCGCCGGCTCGCTCCAGGTCGCCGGTCAGGAGCAGGCGCGGTCCGCCGCAATCGAGTCGCAGGACCAGCGACCGGTCGTTTTCGCTGCCGGCCGGCCCGCCGCCGCGGCCGCTTCCCCTGGCGCCATCTGCCGCCGCGGCGCCGGTCCCGGCCGCGCCACCCGGCTCCTGGGGATGCAGAACGTCGACCCGGCAACCGGGCGCCGGCTGCCACCGCCATCCGGCCGCCGGCCGCACCAGGGGCACGCCGCGCCGGGCAGCGGCCGCCTGGAGGGCCTCGTCGAGCCGCACGCCCGGAATGCCGCCCAGCCAGACCATCTGGGTCCCCAGCTGCTCGATGACGGCCCCTGCCCCGCCGGCGTGGTCCCGGTCTCCGTGGGTGACGACCAGCAGGTCCGGCCCCCGGCCCAGCAGCCGCCGCACCACCGGCACCGTAACCTGCTCCCCGACGGCGTCGGCCACGGCCGGCGGCGGCCCGGGCCAGTACCGCCCGGATTCGGCTTGCAGGGCTTTGCCGCCGGCGTCCACCAGGGCGCTCCGGCCCCCCGGGAACTGCACCAGGATGGCGTCACCCTGCCCCACGTCGAGAAACCAGGCCACCCATATCCCCGGGGCGGGCGGCCGGAGCAGCCAGGCGGACAGGGCTACCGCCGCGACCAGCCCCGCAGCGGCCGGGGCCAGCTGCTGCAGAGGGGGCAGGGGGCGGGGACGCCGGCGCCGGGCGTAGGCCGGGCGCCCGTCGCCCAGGCACCAGAGGATCCAGGCGGTGGCCAGGGCCAGGCAGCCCGCGGCCGCCGGCGCCAGCCCGCCGGCGGCACCCGGCACCCGCCCCGCCACCATGGCCGTCTTCACCATGAGCGCCAGGCTGGCAGCTGCTGGCCACCCCGCCAGCCTGGCCAGCAGGGCGGCCGGTTCCTGCCAGCCGGAGGGCAAGGGGAGAGCATGGAGCGTCGCGCCCAGCCCCGCCGCCGCGGCGGCCGCCACCAGGGCCACGGCGGAGACGGGCACCACGGCTAGGTTGGCCACCAGGGCGAGCAGGGGCGCCCGGCCGAAGAGGGCAACCTGCACGGGCAGGACGGCCAGCTGCGCCGCCAGGGTGACCGCCAGGGCATCGCCGGCCCAGCCGGCGACGTGCCAGAAGGCCCCCCGTACCCGGCCGGCCGTTCCTTCCCGGCAGGGCGGCTCGGGGGGTCGCGTGGCCCAGCGGCTCGCAGCAGCGCAACCGGCCGTCACCCCGGCGGCGGAGGTGCCGGCCCGGGACCGGCCGCGGGGTACGAGGGCACCCTGGGGCTGTCCCGGCGCCGCTCGCGGTGGAACCGGACCGGCGCCGAGCCAGGGCCTTCTTTCCGCGACGGATTCGCGCGGGTTCGCCAGGAGTGGCGCCAGGAAGCCCAGCGCCGGTTCCGGAAAGGCGGGCTCCAGGCGGGTCGCAGCGAGCCCTGCCGGCGCCGCGTGCTCCCCTCCGGGCCGTCGCGGTCTCACCGGCGCCACGAGGGCCTGGTAGCGGTTCCACCACCGCCGCCAGGCCCGCTGCAGGGGGCTTCCCAGCAGGATCAGTCCCGCCGTCGCCGCGAAGGACAGCTGGAACCCCGGATCCAGGAGGACCAGGGGCCGCCAGGCTGCCTGCAGAAATCCCGACCATACCAGAATGGTGAGGGGGCTCACCGGGCGGGCCAGGGCCCGAGCAAGCTCCGCGAGCAGAAAGGTTGCGGTGGCCCGCAGCACCGACGGCGGCCCGCCGGTCAGGCCTGCATACAGGACCACCACCGCCATGGCACCCGCCCGCCGCCGGCGCGGCAGCCAGCGGGCCCTGCCGGCCGTCCAGGTCGCAAGGGCCGCGGCCATGGCCACATGCTGGCCCGACACGGCCAGGGCGTGAATCAGTCCCGTTTCGGCCAGGGCGTTCCGCGCCGTCACGGAAAGGCCCTGGCGCTGATCGAGGAGCAGGGCTGCGGCCACGCCCCGGGGGCCCGGCGGCAAAGCGAGGGCCAGGCCCGCTTCCAGGGCATGCCTGAGCCGGGCCAGACCCCGGCCGGCCCAACTGAAGGGTCCCGGCACGACCTGCACCCGGGGCGGCCCGTCGGCCTGGAGCTCATAGGCATAGCCCTGGCGCAGCCCGGCCGCCCGGTCGTCGTAGCCGCCGGGATTGGTAGCCGGGCGCAGCCGCCGCAGGGTGCCCGTCACCTGGACCACCGCCCCCGGCGGGATCCCCTGGCCTGGGCCCGCACCCATGGTCCGGGGCCAGCGGACCCGGAGCCGAGTGCGCACCGGGGTGTCGCCGATGGCCGTCACGGCCAGCCGCTCGGCTCCCTCCAGGCGCCCCGTCACCACCACCGGCCGCACCCCTTCCCATGGGGCCGGCCGCCAGGCGTCACGGGTCCAGGTGTCGGCCGCCAGCCAGGCGGAGCCGGCGGCCAGCGCCACCAGCAGCGAGCCGGCCATGCGCTCCGGAACCCGCCACGGCCGGCGACCGCCCCGGCCGTCTCCGGCCGCCCCGTTCCACAGCATGGTGACCAGGGCGGCCCCCAGCCCGAGCAGCGCCGCCTCCGCCGCGGGTGCGCCCGGCGGCGGCGGGCCGGCCTGGTAGCCCGGCCAGCGCAGCAGGGCCCACAAGCCGACGGTGGCCGCGTAAGCCAGCATCCAGCCGGTGCGGTAGACCACCCTGCCCTCTCTCCTTCAACCGGGCGCCGGGAGCATCAGGGGCCGGCGGTGATGTGCGGGAGCAGCTGGGCCAGGGTCTTCTCCCCAATGCCCGGCACCCGGGTCAGGTCCTCGGGACGGCGGAAGGGGCCGTTGACCTCCCGGTCCGCCACAATGCGCTGGGCCAGGGCAGGCCCGATGCCCGGCAGAGCCTCCAGCTCGGCCGCCGTGGCGCGGTTGATGTCGATCCGGCCCTGGGGCCCGCCGGCGGCGCCGGCTCCCCCGCCGGTGGCGATGCCGGCCGCGGCCCCCGGAGCGGCGGCGGTGACGCCGTCCCGGGCCGGAACGAAGGTTCCGGCCGCCAGCTCCTTCTGGGTGGGCACCAGGACGCGCGTGCCGTCGGCCAGGGGAGCCGCCAGATTCAGAGCATGCGGCGCCGCTGCCGGCGCCGGGCCGCCGGCAGCGGTGATGGCATCGACCACCCGGGCGCCGGCCGGGAGGAGGTACACGCCGGGCTGGGCCACGGCCCCGGCCACGTGCACGGTGAGGACCGGCCCGGAGGGTCCGCCCGCTGCGCCCGGCCTCACCGGCCTGCCGGCGGCACCGGCTGCACCCGGGTAGGGCTGGGCCCAGACGGCGGGGGAGGCAGGGTCACCGGATTCCCCGGCCCCTGCCTGACGCTCACCGGCCGCCTCCGGCCCCTGGAGCGCGGGGTCGCCGGGTGGGGACGGGGCATCCCCGGGCGCCGTTCCTGGCGTCGCCCCGGCCGGTAGGGGCCCGGGCTGGTTGCCCGTCGAAGCAGCGCCTGTCTCGCTCCCTGCTACCTCGGGCTCCCCCGGCGGCGCGGTGGCGGAGACCTCCGGCCGGCCAGGCCCTGGAGCCGGCCCCGGCTCCACCAGCAGCGGTGCCGACGCACTGCCGGCCATGGCGCGCCACGACCAGACGGCGGCCAGGAAACAGAGCCCCAGCAGCGGCGCCACCGTTCCGGCCCGGCGCCTCCGGGAGGCCGGAGCGGGAACCACCGGAGGCCGGGGTGGCGGCGTGAAATCCGCCCTCGGGGGCGGGCCCGGCTGGGCTCGCCCCGGGCCCCTCCGCGGGCCTGGCACCCGGGCACCGGCTACGGATCCGGGGGGGCGGCTTTCGCCAGGGGCAACCCGCTCCGGCGGCTGGAAGAACACCACGCCGGCACGCTCGCCGTGGTGCGTCGCATGGGGCGGGTGGAACGACCCCGGATCCATGTCCCATGCCTCCCCGCGCAATAAAGGGTCCCGCCCTCCGCGATCCGGCCAGGCCCTGCAACCGGCCGGATGCCCCTCGCCACCCCTACCCCGGGGACAGGCAGCAAAGCCCGCGGTGATGGCGGGCTTCCGGCTCGGGCACCGAAGCGCCAAGGACGGCAACCGCAACTACCAATTTATTACACCAAACCGGGGGACGATGTCAAATACTGGATGAACGGGCGACCGGCGTGCGGGCGCCGGACCGGCCACTCTCGCCGATGAACAACGAGGACGGGTGCACCCGCACCCGTCCTCCGGTGGCTGCGAACCGCAGGCGACCGCGAACCACAGTCCGTGCCTTAAGCATCCCTTGCGCGTCCTGAGAATCCCTGGGAATGAATCACCTTGCATCACCGTGCCGGCGCCCCGGGCCCGTGCCGCCGCACAAGGCCGGCAGCCGGTCCTGCATCCTTCCCCCCGGCGCCGGTACCGCGTCCCTGTCCCCGGAGCGCCGGCCCGTGGCCCGGCCGCGCCTTCGCCCGGGGGCCGTCCCCCGGCGCCTGCGGGGCCCCATTGCCCCACCTACCGGACCACGATGTTCACCAGGCGACCCGGCACGGTGACCACCCGCGCCACGGTCTTGCCGTCAATCCACTCCCGGACCCGCGGGCTGGCCAGGGCCTGCTGGCGCAGGTCTTCCTCACCCAGGCCCGCCGGGACCTGCAGCCGGTCCCGCACCTTGCCGTTGACCTGGACCACGATCTCCACGGTGCCGGCCTCCAGCACCGACGGATCCCACTGGGGCCAGGGCTGCCGGTGCACGCTGCCCCGCGTCTCCCGCCAGCCCAGCAGTTCCCAGGCTTCTTCCGCCAGGTACGGGGTAAAGGGTGCCAGCATCCGCAAGAGGCGGTCCAGCGCCGCGGCCAGCAGGTCGGCCCGCTGCGCCGCCGGTTCGACCCGGTCCCGGTAGCCGTAGATGGCGTTGACCAGCTCCATCAGAGCGGCCACCGCCGTGTTGTACTGCATGCGCTCGGCCATGTCGGTGGTCACCCGGGCGATGGCGCGGTGGACCTCCCGCCACAGGGCGTGTTCTTCCGGCCCCCAGCCTTCCGGCACGGGCATCACGCCAGCGGCTGCCGTGGCCGCCTCCCGGCCTCCGGCCGGCGGCTGCGGGGCCTCCGGCCGGGGTGCCGCCACCGCCCCGTCCCGGGCTGCGGCCACCTGCCCCGCGGCGCCGCGGATCGCACCGGCACACCCCGCCACCAGCCGCCAGACCCGGTGGACGAACCGGCTGGCGCCCTCGATGCCGTGCTCGGACCACTCCAGGTCGCGCTCGGGCGGCGCGGCGAAGAGGATGAACAGGCGGGTGGCGTCGGCCCCGTACTCCTCCAGGATGTCCTCGGGGCTGACCACGTTGCCCTTGGACTTGGACATCTTGGCGCCGTCCTTGATCACCATGCCCTGGGTCAAAAGGCGCTGGAAGGGCTCGGGGCTGGGCACCAGGCCCTCGTCGTAGAGCACCTTGGTGATGAACCGGGAATAGAGCAGGTGCAGCACGGCGTGCTCGATGCCGCCGATGTACTGGTCGACCGGCAGCCAGTAGAACACCTTCTCCCGGTCGAAGGGCTGGTGCTCGTCCCGGGGCGACGTGTAGCGGTAGTAGTACCAGGACGAGTCAACGAAGGTGTCCATGGTGTCCGTCTCCCGCCGGGCCGGGCCGCCGCAGGCCGGGCAGGTGGTGCGCACGAAGGACTCGGAGGTGGCCAGGGGCGAAGCGCCCACCTCAAAGCGCACGTCGTCGGGCAGGAGGACGGGCAGCTGTTCTTCCGGCACCGGCACGATGCCGCAGCGGTCACAGTAGATGATGGGAATCGGCGCACCCCAGTAGCGCTGGCGGGAGATCAGCCAGTCCCGCAGGCGGTAGTTCACCGTCCGCCGGCCGATGCCCCGGCGCTCGAAATCCTCGGCCATGCGCCGGTAGGCTTCCCGGCTGTCCATGCCGTCGTAGGGGCCCGAATGGACCATCCGGCCCGGGCCGGTGTACGCCTCCTCCAGCCGGTCGCCATCGGCCGGCACGCCCTCGCCCTGGATCACCACCCGGACCGGCAGGCCGTACTGGCGGGCGAACTCGAAGTCCCGCTCGTCGTGGGCAGGCACCGCCTGGATCGCCCCGGTGCCGTAGTCCATCAGCACGTAGTTGGCCGTCCAGATGGGAATCCGTTCCCCGGTGGCCGGGTTAATGGCATAGGCACCGGTGAAGACCCCCTCCTTGGCGTCCACCGCCTCCGCCCGGTCCCGGACCGTCAGGCGCGTCACCCTTTCCACGAAGGCGCGCACCGCCTCTTCCTGCGGGGTCCCGCGGGCGAGCTCCAGGGTGAGGGGGTGATCGGGGGCCAGCACCATGAAGGTCGCCCCGTAGATCGTGTCGTGGCGGGTGGTGAAGACGGTGAGCTTCTCATCCCGCCCGGCGATGGGGAAGTCCAGCTCCATGCCCTCGCTGCGGCCGATCCAGTTGCGCTGCATCACCTTGACCCGCTCCGGCCAGCCCTCCAGCAGGTCCAGGTCGGCCAGCAGCCGGTCGGCATAGGCGGTAATCTTGAAAAACCACTGTTCCAGCTCGCGCTTTTCCACCGGCGTGCCGCAGCGCCAGCAGGTCCCGTCCTCCACCTGCTCGTTGGCCAGCACCGTGGCGCAGCGCGGGCACCAGTTCACCGGCGCCTTCTTCCGCTCCACCAGGCCGCGCTTGTAAAGAAGCAGGAACAGCCACTGGGTCCACTTGTAATACCCCGGGTGGGAGCAGGCGATCTCGCGCCGCCAGTCGTAGCTAAGGCCGAGGCGCTGCATCTGCTCCCGCATGGCGGCGATGTTGGCGTAGGTCCAGCGGGCGGGGTGGGTCTGGTTGGCGATGGCCGCGTTCTCGGCCGGCAGCCCGAAGGAGTCCCACCCCATGGGATAGAGGACGTTGAACCCGCGCATGCGGTAGAACCGGGCCGTGGCGTCGCCGATGGAGTAGTTGCGCACGTGGCCCATGTGGAGCTTGCCCGACGGGTAGGGGTACATCTCCAGGCAGTAGTACTTGGGGCGCGACGGGTCGGCCTCCACGTGGTAGAGGCCTTCCTCGGCCCAGCGCTGCCGCCATTTCTTTTCCGCAGCATGGAAGTTGTACCGGTCGTCGAAGGCCATGGCCATAGCCTCCTCCTGGCTCCTCGCTGGTCGCGGCGGGGCCCAGGGCGCCGTGGGATCCCCCGGGCCAATACGCCGGGAGCCTCCCGCCCTCAAGGGACGGGAGGCTCCCGCGGTACCACCCTTCTTGATCAGTGTGGAGCGGATGGGACTCGAACCCACGACCTCGTCAATGCCATTGACGCGCTCTCCCAACTGAGCTACCGCCCCACGCCTCTGACCCACTCGCGCCCTTAACGCGGGCCACGTCACCGGCTCCGGCGGAAACCCGCCGCCCGTCCTTCGCCGGTGCGGCTCCCGGGCGAGTTCCCCTGCCGCGCGCCGCCGGTTTGCACCCCCACCGGCTCTCTGTAGGCCGCCTGCAGGGTACTGCTCCCGTTCACGGCCTTTGCCTTTCCGGTTGTCGAACCGCGTAGCCCATTATAGAGAGGGTCCCGCAGCAGTGTCAAGGCAGGTGGCCGGCGACCGGTCCGGGGCGCCGGCGGGGCCCATGATGCGGCCGCTGCACCGCGCGGGGCCGCCCCGCAGCCGCGCCGCGGCCACGGCACGCTACGGCCCGCCCGCCGAACGCCGGCATCACCCCTCGGGCAGCGCCTCCAGTTCCAGGCGCCGCGCATCGCCCCACAGGCGCTCCAGGGCGTAATATTCCCGCTCGGCCGCCAGGAACACGTGCAGCACCACGTCGTCGAAGTCCACCAGCACCCAACGTGCCGCGTCATACCCTTCGCGGTGGCTGGGCACCTGCCCTTTTTCGGCCAGATCCTCTTCGACCCCGTCGGCGATGGCCCGCACGTGGATGGCGTTCTGGCCGTGGCAGATGACAAAGTAGTCAGCAATCAGGGTGATCCCTTCCATGTCCAGGACCACCACGTTGCCCGCCTTCTTCGCCTCGGCAGCGCGGGCGATGGCCAGCGCCTTCTCCCGGCTGGTCAAGCGCCTCATCCC
This is a stretch of genomic DNA from Thermaerobacter sp. PB12/4term. It encodes these proteins:
- the rsfS gene encoding ribosome silencing factor; translation: MTSREKALAIARAAEAKKAGNVVVLDMEGITLIADYFVICHGQNAIHVRAIADGVEEDLAEKGQVPSHREGYDAARWVLVDFDDVVLHVFLAAEREYYALERLWGDARRLELEALPEG
- the leuS gene encoding leucine--tRNA ligase, whose amino-acid sequence is MAFDDRYNFHAAEKKWRQRWAEEGLYHVEADPSRPKYYCLEMYPYPSGKLHMGHVRNYSIGDATARFYRMRGFNVLYPMGWDSFGLPAENAAIANQTHPARWTYANIAAMREQMQRLGLSYDWRREIACSHPGYYKWTQWLFLLLYKRGLVERKKAPVNWCPRCATVLANEQVEDGTCWRCGTPVEKRELEQWFFKITAYADRLLADLDLLEGWPERVKVMQRNWIGRSEGMELDFPIAGRDEKLTVFTTRHDTIYGATFMVLAPDHPLTLELARGTPQEEAVRAFVERVTRLTVRDRAEAVDAKEGVFTGAYAINPATGERIPIWTANYVLMDYGTGAIQAVPAHDERDFEFARQYGLPVRVVIQGEGVPADGDRLEEAYTGPGRMVHSGPYDGMDSREAYRRMAEDFERRGIGRRTVNYRLRDWLISRQRYWGAPIPIIYCDRCGIVPVPEEQLPVLLPDDVRFEVGASPLATSESFVRTTCPACGGPARRETDTMDTFVDSSWYYYRYTSPRDEHQPFDREKVFYWLPVDQYIGGIEHAVLHLLYSRFITKVLYDEGLVPSPEPFQRLLTQGMVIKDGAKMSKSKGNVVSPEDILEEYGADATRLFILFAAPPERDLEWSEHGIEGASRFVHRVWRLVAGCAGAIRGAAGQVAAARDGAVAAPRPEAPQPPAGGREAATAAAGVMPVPEGWGPEEHALWREVHRAIARVTTDMAERMQYNTAVAALMELVNAIYGYRDRVEPAAQRADLLAAALDRLLRMLAPFTPYLAEEAWELLGWRETRGSVHRQPWPQWDPSVLEAGTVEIVVQVNGKVRDRLQVPAGLGEEDLRQQALASPRVREWIDGKTVARVVTVPGRLVNIVVR